Below is a genomic region from Bacillota bacterium.
CTAGTGGAGGGAGGGGCACGCTCCATCGCCCTTGCCTGCACAGGCATGACCACTTGCGGCGCCGCGTCCCACCTTGCCAAGAGGATTGATGCTCCAGTGGTGGACCCGGTGCTGGCAGCAGCCTTGGCAGCCTATTCCGCTGTGGTAACGAGGGGACTGGGGGGGAAGGCATGATACACCTTGCCGCAGGTTCGGTGAAGATGGCTGTACTTGGAGGGGCGTTGCTGGGCGGCGGTGGGGGCGGGTCCATGGATCTGGGCCTAGCCTTCGGAAACCTGGCAGTGGCCATGGACAGGGTGTGCCTGGTCCAACCGGATGAACTCCCGGGCGATGCCGTCATCGTCACGGTAGGAGCCGTGGGAGCCCCTGCGGCCCAGGACCGCTACGTCACTCCCAGGCACTACGTGAGGGCTGTGGATCTTCTGTGCAGGCATGAGGGTATTCGTGTAGGGGGCCTCATCACCAACGAGAACGGCGGATTCGCCACGGTCAATGGCTGGCTGCAGGCAGCTACCCTGAATGTACCTGTGGTGGACGCCCCCTGTAACGGCAGGGCCCATCCCACCGGTCTCATGGGTTCCATGGGCCTTCACAGGTTGGAGCACTTCGTATCCGTTCAGTGTGCCAGTGGAGGAGACCCCAAGAAGGGAAGATACTTGGAGACAACGGTCACGGGTAGCCTATCCCAGGTTGCCGCCGTCATACGCCAGATCTCCGTCCAGGCCGGGGGAATAGTGGCTGTGGCCAGGAACCCCGTTAGCCTGGAGTATGTCCAGGAGAATGCCGCCCCCGGTGCCATTACCCAGGCCATGAAGGTGGGCAAGGCCCTGGTGGAGAACGAGGGAGACCCGGATAGGATGGCGGCCAAGGCCATGGAGACGCTGGGAGGGAGCGTGCTAGCCACAGGGATCATCGAAGACTTCTCCCTGATGACCGAGGGTGGCTTCGATTTGGGCTCTGTACGTCTTTCCACCGGGCATCACCTGACATTCTGGAATGAGTACATGACCCTGGACACGGAGAATGAGAGGGTCGCCACATTCCCCGACCTGATCATGACACTTGACGCAGGTTCGGGGCTCCCCCTGGCCACCGCTGACCTGAGCCTGGGGAGAAGGGTGATACTGGTCATGTCAAGAAGGGAGAACCTCTTCCTGGGCGGGGGGATGCGAGACCCTGGTCTCTTCGCCATGGCTGAGGCTGCTGTGGGCAAGCCCATGGTAGAGTACGTGTTCTGATCCTTGGAGGTGACGCGAATGGCTTTGAGGCATGTCACAGACGTCCTGGACCTGCTGGACCATCCTAAGGCTGGTGGTCCCTACATCAAAGAGGCTCTGGCTCACAGGGAATTCAAGGGCGAACTGTTGACACGGGAGGTATCAACGGAGAAGGGCAAGACAGACTTCGTGTGCTTCCGTTTCCCGGGGCGCAGGGGAAAGACCCGGGGTGGGGATGCCCCCACCTTTGGCCTGATCGGCAGGCTTGGCGGCATCGGGGCGAGGCCTGAGAGGATAGGCCTGGTTTCGGACGGCGACGGTGCCATAACTGCAGTGTCCGCCGCCTTCAAGCTGGGACAGATGGCTGCCCGCGGTGATGTCCTTGAGGGTGACGTCATTGTAACAACTCACATATGCCCTTGCGCGCCGGTGAGGCCCCACCACCCGGTTCCATTCATGGATTCCCCCGTTGACCTCGCCACCATGAACGAGCACGAGGTGCTACCCGAAATGGACTGCATCCTCTCGGTGGATACCAGCCGTGGCAACAGGATAATCAACCAGAGGGGGTTTGCCATCTCCCCGACGGTGAAGGAAGGCTACATACTCAAGGTCTCTGATGACCTCCTGGATGCCATGGAGATAGTCACGGGAAGGCCCGCGCAGGTCCTGCCCATAACTATGCAGGACATAACCCCTTACGGCAATGGGGTATTTCACCTCAACAGCATACTCCAGCCCTCGTGTGCCACGCCATCTCCGGTAGTGGGAGTCGCCCTCACGGCTGAGGTGCCCGTGCCTGGCTGTGCCAGCGGTGCCTCTCACCCAGTGGACATTGAGATGGCAGTGCGCTTCGTCATAGAGGCGGCAAAGGGGTTTACCTCGAAGAGCCTTCACGTGTACGATCCCGAGGAATTCAGCCGCATGGTCGAATTGTATGGTGAGATGACCCACCTGCAGACGCTCGGGAGGAAGGGTACGAGTTGAGACAGTCAATCCAGATCACGCTGACCGTGCCTGAGGGGAAGAGACTCATCGCCAAGGCGCTGAGCCTTGTCCCCGAGATCCAGGAGGCTCTCGTACATGGCTTGATACTCCTCAAAGGGGGGACAACGGTGTCCGCGCTCTGCGAGGAACTATGCGGTGTGCCCCTGAGGATCTCCGGCCGCATAAGTGCCACGGGAACGCGGGCGGCGCGGGATGAATCCCGCGCCCCCCATGTTGTGCTCCTGGATCATGGCCGCCCTCAGCCCTTGATGGACCTGGAGGCAATGGCAAGTACGGTGAGGTCCATGGGACCTGGGGACGTGTCTGTGATGGGGGCGAATATCATTGATGCCCAAGGGAATGCGGCTATGATGGCCGGCGCCGAGCTGGGCGGTGCGCCAGGTCAAGTGATCTCCGGCCTGATGGCTCAGGGGGCACACCTCTTCATAGCGGCGGGCTTGGAGAAGATGTCCCCGGTGAGCGTGGGCAAGGCAGTGCTTGCGGCAGGACGAACGCGAATGAAGAGGAGTATGGGGATGGCAGTAGGCCTCATACCCATCTACGGTCGCCTCGTCACGGAGATGGAGGCCCTGACCATACTGGGCAGGTCTCTCGGTGAGGAACCGGCAGTCTCCGTGATAGGCCGGGGAGGCATGGATGGGGCAGAAGGCTCAACAACCTTCGTTGTGTCAGGGGAGACAGACACCCTCGTGGAGGGCGTTTGGGAAGAGGTCTGGAGGATCAAGGGCTCAGGCCACTCGGGGGAGGAGGCCTCGCTGCCGGAGTGCGCGGGGGCAGGCCCTAGCTGCGCCCGCCACAGGAGTTGCTGTTATGTAAGGAGGTTAGGCCCGTGAAGTTAGCGTTGATAACCATTGGGCAATCGCCCCGTCCAGACATTGTGCCGGAACTACGTGGCATTTGGGGGCAGGTCGTCCAGGTCATGGAGAGGGGTGCCCTGGATGGACTCGGCAAGGAAGAGATAGCCTCCATGGCCCCAACCCCGGATGACTACGTGCTGGTTACCAGGCTGGCTGATGGCTCCTCGGTCCGGATAGCCCGGCGCTTCGTTGAGCCCTTGGTGGTCAAGGCAATACGGGAGATGGACGCTGCCGGGACTGATTGCATACTCCTTCTTTGCACAGGGGACTTCGCGGCGCTTGAAACCCAGACCCTTCTTGTCAAGCCCGATGAGGTTCTTCACAACACCGTTGAGGCCCTGGCGGGCAACCGCACTGTGGGGATCCTGACACCTGCCCCGGCCCAGGTTGAGCAGGCTAAGGTGAAGTGGGCAGGCCAGCCCGGCAAGGTTGTGGTTGAAGCGGCGAACCCCTATTCTGATACCCAGGAGACCATGGTCCGGGCAGTTGAGTCCTTGAAGAACCAGGGAGCCGGGATCCTGGTCATGGATTGCATGGGGTATACCCTTGCCATGAAGAAGGTTGTGAGGGAGGTTTCCGGTCTGCCCACGGTGCTTGCCCGCAGCCTCCTTGCCAGGGTTGTCGCGGAGATACTGGGATAGACGTTGAAAGCGGGGAGCCCGCTGCCCGGGTGGGAGAAGGGCACTGCCAGGCCGGGAAAGGGACAAGCCCCCCCGAGCCTTATCTGGTGGCGAGAGCTTTAACCCTGGTGGCTCCTGCTATTTTCCTTTTTCCCGGCTCCTGTCAACCCCATTCCCCTCACGAAACCCACTAGGAGGTTCACCGCGCCCGCCGCGTCCCTCAAATCACATACCTCCACAGGGGAATGCGAGTACCGCCGGGGTATGGACACCACACCCGTGGGGATCCCTGCCCGGGACAGGCCTATCGCTGAGGCATCGGTATTGGTCACGGGCACCACAGCCAGCTGGCAGGGAATGCCCTCGCTCTTGGCAACACTCTCCAGGGCCTCCCTGACCCCCGGGTTGGCGATGAAGGCCACATCACCTTCCTGAGTCATTAGCTGGATGACAGGCCCCTCGCCGATGGCCACCGGGAGTTCCTGGTAGAAACTGACGTCCGGGGTATCCCCGCAAGGCATGGTGTCCAGGGCTATGGCCAGACCCGGGTCCACCTGGAATGCGGCCATCTTGGCACCTCCGAAGTCCACCTCTTCCCTGGTGGTAATGATCCCTACCACGGTTCCCCGGAAGGGCACGTCCCTGATCTGGGAGAACACCTCCGCCAGCACGGCACAGCCCACCCGGTTGTCAATGGCCTTGCCCACCACGCGGTAGGGTGAGAGCATCTCAATCTCGCTCTTGGCTGTTACCGGGCTTCCTATCCCGATCCCCATGGACCTGACCTCATCCGCGCTGGAAGCGCCTACATCTATGTAGAGGTCCTCAGCCCTGGGAAGCTCTCCCTTCCCGGGGAAATGCCCGGGTCTGACGCCGATGACTCCCAAGTGCCCGGACACCCTTACCTTCCTGGCCTGCAGGATCCAGGCCCTCAACCCCACAGTGTGGAAACGAAGAAAACCCGATGGCTCAACGCTCTTAACCAGCCCACCCACCTCGTCACCATGCGCGGCAATCATTAGCTTGGGCCCGCCCGGCAACCCCTCCCTGGAGGCGTAGAGATTCCCGGCACCATCGGCCCATACCCGGTCGGCCCAGGGCTCCAGTACTGTCTGCATGAGGCTGGTAATTGCCTGCTCATGACCGGAAAACCCGTCAGTCTCTGCCAGCAGCTTCAGCCTGGCCAGCAACCGTTCTTCAAGGGTTGTGCCAGAGCATTCGGACACTGGGATCCACTCCTTTCAAATGCCCGGCTTCCCCCTAGTTCCATCCCGAAAGGCCCATCCCCTTCAGGACGGCGGTAAGCCCTCCATCCCGAACGCAATGCCCGCGCTCGGAGGGACGGGATCCCGCCAGTGAGAAACATTCTGGCTAACCCTCCCAGCCAGGGTGTCTGACGTGAACCGCGAAGATCAAGAGATCCGGAAGATCACGGAGCTGAGCCGCTTGTATGGGAGACACTGAAGGCTTGAGACTACGCAGCGGCAGAGGAGACCTTCTCTCGAGCCGTTCACCTTCATGGCGGCACCAGGGGGAGAATCCCGACCGGGCAGAGCCGAGCAGATTAGGAAGGTCAACCTCATGGTATGAACAAGAGGATCCGGTAGTTCTACAAGACCCTGAAGAGCGAGCTCCGCTGGCTAGAATGAAACGGGCACCAAGAACCAGCGGAGAAGACCCTGCACTCCGGGGCTGCAGATCTGGCCTGTCCTCATGGATACCACGCTGCCCCGGATCCTGCGCGCCACCTGTCATCCTCACCTATGGCATTCCAGGGACTTCTCTATGAAGTCCCTAAAGAGGGGGTGTGGCCGGTTAGGCCTGGACTTGAGCTCAGGGTGGAACTGGGTACCCAGAAACCACGGGTGTCCATCCAGCTCCATTATCTCCACGAGGTCTCCCTCAGGCCAGACCCCCACGTAGCGGAAACCCTCCCGGGCCATGTCATCGCGGTAGTCGTTGTTCACCTCATAGCGGTGCCGGTGTCTCTCCTTCACGGTGACCTCGCCATAGGCCTGATACGCTAGGGAACCCCTCCTGAGCCTGCAGGGATAAGCCCCCAGTCGCATGGTGCCTCCCATGTCTCTTACGGCCCTCTGGCTCGGCATGAGGTCAATCACAGGGTAGGGCGTGTTGGGGTGCAATTCCGTGCTGGAGGCGCCCTCCCAGCCAAGGACATTCCGGGCAAACTCCATCACCGCGCACTGTAGCCCCATGCATATGCCGAAAAAGGGAACCCCATTTTCCCTTGCGTATGTGATGGCCCGGATCTTGCCTTCTATACCGCGATACCCAAATGCCCCTGGTACCAGGATGCCGCCGGCCTCCCCCAAGACCCGCTCAGGGTCTTCCCCTTCCAGGCGCTCTGAGGCAATCCAGTCCAGTTCAAGGGACGCCTCGTTGGCTATGCTGCCATGACACAAGGCCTCGGCTATGCTGAGATACGCATCGTGAAGCGCCACGTACTTACCCACAATGGCCACTTTCACACTGCGCTTGGGGTTACGCAGCCGGTTCACAGTGAACTCCCAGTCCCGGAGGTCCGGCGGCCCGCACTGGAGCCCCAGCCTCTTGACCAGGAGGTCCCCAAGCCCCTCCTCTTCAAGCCGCAGGGGAACATCGTAGATGGTATCCGAGTCAAGGTTTTGGATGACAGCGTCCTTCTCCGTATCACAAAACAGAGCTATCTTATCCCGCATGTCCCTGGAGAGGGGCCTTTCCGAACGGCACACGATGAAGTCCGGCTGGATTCCGATGCTCCTCAGTTCCTTCACGCTGTGCTGGGTTGGTTTGGTCTTCTGCTCGCCCGAAGCCTCCAGGAAGGGAACCAGGGTCACATGTAAATAGGCTACATCCTCACGCCCAATATCCCCTTTGAACTGCCGGATCGCTTCCAGGAAGGGCAGGCCTTCTATGTCGCCGACGGTCCCCCCGATCTCCGCTATGACCACATCGGCCCCGCTGTCATCAGCTACCTGCCGGATCCTTTCCTTGATCTCGTTGGTGATGTGGGGAATGACCTGGACGGTTCCACCAAGATAGTCTCCTCGTCTTTCCTTGCTGATGACGGCGTTGTATATCTGGCCTGTCGTGACGTTGTTGATCCTGGATAGGTTCTGGTCAATGAAGCGCTCGTAGTGCCCGAGGTCAAGGTCGGTCTCGGCACCGTCGTCGGTCACGTACACCTCTCCATGCTGGAGCGGGCTCATGGTCCCGGGGTCCACGTTGATGTAGGGATCGAACTTGACTATGGTGACGTGAAGGCCGCGGCTCTTGAGAAGCCTGCCAATGGATGCGGCGGTAATTCCCTTCCCAAGGGACGACACGACTCCACCTGTGACGAAGATGTACTTGGCCAACAGAACCCCTCCTGGCGTTTGCGAAATCCTGACTCGCTTCCTATTCCCTACTCGTAGTCCAAGACGTATACCTTTCTTTCACCCCGGAGGTCCTCCCTGTACACCTCCAGGGTGGTGTTTCCCGGATACTCCGCCCCTCCCATCTTCTCCACGAAGGCATCAACAGGATCCAGGGGGATGGCCAGCGCCTCAGTCTTGTAGTGCATGGGTATGACGATCCTGGGACCCAGCATGGCAACGGTCTGGGCGGCCATGGAGGCATCCAGGGTGAACCGGCCCCCCACGGGCACAAGAAGGATGTCCGCCCGGCCAATCTCATTGCGCTGGAAGCCATCGAGCATGTGGCCGAGGTCTCCCAGGTGGCACAGGCGGATGCCCCCTGTCTCAAACGAAAAAACGATGTTGGGGCCTCTTCTCTGGCCCCCAACATCATCGTGATAGGTGCCCGTCCCTGTAATGACAAGGGAACCCACTTGGTATCGGCCAGGCTTGTCCAGTACTTGGGGGTTGCCTAACACCACTCTGGTGCAAGAGTGGTCGAAGTGATCGTGGCTTACTGTGACGCAATCTGCTTCCACGGCGGGTGGCATGTAGCCAGTGGTCTCCTCGAAAGGGTCCATGAGGACCCTGGTCCCATCAGGGCTGGTCACAAGGAAACAGGAATGACCCAGCCAGCGGATCTTCAAGGGGCTCCCCCCTCCGGCGACCTAGTCCTCGGACTCCAGGGTGTCCCAGGCCTCCTCTTCCTCCTCGAGGTCCTCCTCCTCCTCGTCTTCTTCGGGTTCTACCTGGAGCTCATCCTCTGTGTCGTCGGGCTCCTCCCGTCTCAGGCGGTTGTCTCTCCGGGGTTTGATGATGGCGCGGGCAGGAGAGACCCGGGCGGTTGTTGTCTTGGCCGCCCGATCCTTGAGACTCCAGAGGCCGTTCCCTGTGTAACACAGGCGGTGGTCCAGGTTAATCTCCGTGTAGATCCTCGCCATCTCCCTGGCTCTCGCCGCAGGATCCGAGATCCCGTCGCCAACAATCTCCTTCATGATCTCGGAATAGTGCACCGGCCTGCCTTCCCTCTTGAGGATGGCGTAGGCCATGTCAGCCCCCGAGACAACGGGTCCACCATCTGGGGCTTTGAGGTTCTCCGTCATTCACCAAGCCCTCCCGCGGCCGAATTCCACAAAGTAATTTTATCTTGAACACTGCCAGTTATCAACAGAAAAGGATCTACATCCTCTCAGGCGCGGACACACCCAGGATGCACAGGATGTTTCGTAAGGTTATCCTTGCAGCCTCGGTCAGCTGCAACCGTGCCTTGGTGATCTCGGGGTCATCCCCCAGTACCCTGCAGCGCGTGTAGAACGCGTGGAACAATGTGGCCAAATCCGAGGCGTAGCGGGTTATCCTGTGCGGTTCCATGGCCAGGGCGGCCCCAGCGATCTCTTCCGGCAGGTCCGCGATCTTCTTCATGAGGTCCAGCTCTGACTCGTCCTGCAGGAGACTCAGGTCAGCCTCCTTGGGAATATTCACTCCTTGTTCCGTCATCTGGCGGAATATGGCACTCATGCGCGCATAGGCATACTGCACGTAGTACACGGGGTTCTCGTTGGACTGGAGCCTAGCGAGGTCCAAGTCGAAGTCCAGCTGGGCATTGGGCGCCCTCATGAGAAAGAAGAACCGGGCGGCATCCCTTCCCACCTCATCCAGGAGGTCGTCCATGGCAAAGAACTCCCCGGCGCGCTTTGACATCCTAACCGCGTCACCGCTCTTGATCAGGCGAACCACCTGTACGATGAGGACCTCCAGGGAGTCCTCGGGGTAGCCCAAGGCTTGTACCGCCGCTTTCATCCGGGCTACGTAACCGTGGTGATCTGGCCCCCATAGATTGATAACCTTCTTGAACCCCCTCTGGAACTTGTTGAGGTGATAGGCTATATCCGGGGCAAAGTAGGTGGCTTGGCCATCTTGCTTAAGGAGAACCCGATCCTTGTCATCACCGAAGGATACGGTCCTGAGCCAGATGGCACCCTCTTGCACGTAAGTGTGGCCTCTCTGGGTCAGGAAATCGATGGTGGCCTGCACAGCCCCAGATTCGTGAAGGGACTTCTCGCTGAACCACACGTCAAACTCCACGCCGTAGCGTCGCAGGCTCTCCTGGTGGCTCTTGACCATGCGGTCCACTACGTACTGCGTCAGGTAGGAGAGGGCCCCGGCCTCGCCCACCTCTAGCAGGCTGTCTCCCTTCTCCCTGGCCAGCTCCTCACCCATCTCCACCAGGTATTGCCCGGGGTAGCCCCCATCGGGGATCTCTCCTGGGAGTCCCAGGGCCTGCCTGTACCGGGCGTAGATCGATCTGCCCAGGTTCTCGACCTGGTTGCCCGCGTCGTTTATGTAGAACTCCCGAGCCACATCATACCCTGCCCAGTCCATCAGGCTGGCCAGGGTGTCCCCGACTGCCCCGGATCGTGCCTGTACCACCACCATGGGACCAGTGGGATTGGCACTGACAAACTCAATCTGCACCTTA
It encodes:
- a CDS encoding DUF917 family protein: MIHLAAGSVKMAVLGGALLGGGGGGSMDLGLAFGNLAVAMDRVCLVQPDELPGDAVIVTVGAVGAPAAQDRYVTPRHYVRAVDLLCRHEGIRVGGLITNENGGFATVNGWLQAATLNVPVVDAPCNGRAHPTGLMGSMGLHRLEHFVSVQCASGGDPKKGRYLETTVTGSLSQVAAVIRQISVQAGGIVAVARNPVSLEYVQENAAPGAITQAMKVGKALVENEGDPDRMAAKAMETLGGSVLATGIIEDFSLMTEGGFDLGSVRLSTGHHLTFWNEYMTLDTENERVATFPDLIMTLDAGSGLPLATADLSLGRRVILVMSRRENLFLGGGMRDPGLFAMAEAAVGKPMVEYVF
- the argS gene encoding arginine--tRNA ligase; its protein translation is MPGVIERVRLAILAELERAVRRAVSEDLAVEVILEVPREKEHGDFASPVALNLASEIKTNPRRLAQSIARAFDPSGTLVQRLEVAGPGFINFFLDPSWLHEAVRDAIGQGDDYGRSDHGGKTKVQIEFVSANPTGPMVVVQARSGAVGDTLASLMDWAGYDVAREFYINDAGNQVENLGRSIYARYRQALGLPGEIPDGGYPGQYLVEMGEELAREKGDSLLEVGEAGALSYLTQYVVDRMVKSHQESLRRYGVEFDVWFSEKSLHESGAVQATIDFLTQRGHTYVQEGAIWLRTVSFGDDKDRVLLKQDGQATYFAPDIAYHLNKFQRGFKKVINLWGPDHHGYVARMKAAVQALGYPEDSLEVLIVQVVRLIKSGDAVRMSKRAGEFFAMDDLLDEVGRDAARFFFLMRAPNAQLDFDLDLARLQSNENPVYYVQYAYARMSAIFRQMTEQGVNIPKEADLSLLQDESELDLMKKIADLPEEIAGAALAMEPHRITRYASDLATLFHAFYTRCRVLGDDPEITKARLQLTEAARITLRNILCILGVSAPERM
- a CDS encoding AroM family protein, with translation MKLALITIGQSPRPDIVPELRGIWGQVVQVMERGALDGLGKEEIASMAPTPDDYVLVTRLADGSSVRIARRFVEPLVVKAIREMDAAGTDCILLLCTGDFAALETQTLLVKPDEVLHNTVEALAGNRTVGILTPAPAQVEQAKVKWAGQPGKVVVEAANPYSDTQETMVRAVESLKNQGAGILVMDCMGYTLAMKKVVREVSGLPTVLARSLLARVVAEILG
- a CDS encoding DUF1177 domain-containing protein; the encoded protein is MALRHVTDVLDLLDHPKAGGPYIKEALAHREFKGELLTREVSTEKGKTDFVCFRFPGRRGKTRGGDAPTFGLIGRLGGIGARPERIGLVSDGDGAITAVSAAFKLGQMAARGDVLEGDVIVTTHICPCAPVRPHHPVPFMDSPVDLATMNEHEVLPEMDCILSVDTSRGNRIINQRGFAISPTVKEGYILKVSDDLLDAMEIVTGRPAQVLPITMQDITPYGNGVFHLNSILQPSCATPSPVVGVALTAEVPVPGCASGASHPVDIEMAVRFVIEAAKGFTSKSLHVYDPEEFSRMVELYGEMTHLQTLGRKGTS
- a CDS encoding M20/M25/M40 family metallo-hydrolase, encoding MSECSGTTLEERLLARLKLLAETDGFSGHEQAITSLMQTVLEPWADRVWADGAGNLYASREGLPGGPKLMIAAHGDEVGGLVKSVEPSGFLRFHTVGLRAWILQARKVRVSGHLGVIGVRPGHFPGKGELPRAEDLYIDVGASSADEVRSMGIGIGSPVTAKSEIEMLSPYRVVGKAIDNRVGCAVLAEVFSQIRDVPFRGTVVGIITTREEVDFGGAKMAAFQVDPGLAIALDTMPCGDTPDVSFYQELPVAIGEGPVIQLMTQEGDVAFIANPGVREALESVAKSEGIPCQLAVVPVTNTDASAIGLSRAGIPTGVVSIPRRYSHSPVEVCDLRDAAGAVNLLVGFVRGMGLTGAGKKENSRSHQG
- the rpoE gene encoding DNA-directed RNA polymerase subunit delta, which translates into the protein MTENLKAPDGGPVVSGADMAYAILKREGRPVHYSEIMKEIVGDGISDPAARAREMARIYTEINLDHRLCYTGNGLWSLKDRAAKTTTARVSPARAIIKPRRDNRLRREEPDDTEDELQVEPEEDEEEEDLEEEEEAWDTLESED
- a CDS encoding CTP synthase, which produces MAKYIFVTGGVVSSLGKGITAASIGRLLKSRGLHVTIVKFDPYINVDPGTMSPLQHGEVYVTDDGAETDLDLGHYERFIDQNLSRINNVTTGQIYNAVISKERRGDYLGGTVQVIPHITNEIKERIRQVADDSGADVVIAEIGGTVGDIEGLPFLEAIRQFKGDIGREDVAYLHVTLVPFLEASGEQKTKPTQHSVKELRSIGIQPDFIVCRSERPLSRDMRDKIALFCDTEKDAVIQNLDSDTIYDVPLRLEEEGLGDLLVKRLGLQCGPPDLRDWEFTVNRLRNPKRSVKVAIVGKYVALHDAYLSIAEALCHGSIANEASLELDWIASERLEGEDPERVLGEAGGILVPGAFGYRGIEGKIRAITYARENGVPFFGICMGLQCAVMEFARNVLGWEGASSTELHPNTPYPVIDLMPSQRAVRDMGGTMRLGAYPCRLRRGSLAYQAYGEVTVKERHRHRYEVNNDYRDDMAREGFRYVGVWPEGDLVEIMELDGHPWFLGTQFHPELKSRPNRPHPLFRDFIEKSLECHR
- a CDS encoding MBL fold metallo-hydrolase encodes the protein MKIRWLGHSCFLVTSPDGTRVLMDPFEETTGYMPPAVEADCVTVSHDHFDHSCTRVVLGNPQVLDKPGRYQVGSLVITGTGTYHDDVGGQRRGPNIVFSFETGGIRLCHLGDLGHMLDGFQRNEIGRADILLVPVGGRFTLDASMAAQTVAMLGPRIVIPMHYKTEALAIPLDPVDAFVEKMGGAEYPGNTTLEVYREDLRGERKVYVLDYE